The Salvelinus alpinus chromosome 10, SLU_Salpinus.1, whole genome shotgun sequence genome includes the window ATTTTTTTGTAGGATGCGATGATGAAATCACTTCCTTGTCTAATAGGGGAAGAAGGATGCCTGACTTACTCATCTCCTTAGCATCACAAGAAGTTACTCACAACGTTTTGTGTCCCTATCCGCAGCACCTGGGTCTATTCATCCTGTCTGTCAAATGTTTCATTCAATATGATTTCACCGATGTCTCTAAGTCCCATCCATGGTTTTCATTTGTCCCATCGATCAAGTTGTCATCATTTTTGTTTTCTTCACGTTTTGTGTTTATAGTATGACCGTCCACgctcccccacccccactgaatgTTGCCTCTTCACCCCATGGACCAGAAAGGTATCTGTCTGCATTCCAAGCCTCCTGGTTTCAAATCTACAGGCCCTAAATTCATTGTAATACTAGTTCTAAatagaactactactactactacctctccTTCCTGCTGTTCTAACCTCCATCCTCTAGCATCTCATTAGCTCCTGTCTACTGTCTTCATCTCATTAGCTCCTGTCTACTGTCTTCATCTCATTAgctcctgtctactgtctacatctcaTTAGCTCCTGTCTACTGTCTTCATCTCATTAGCTCCTGTCTACTGTCTTCATCTCATTAgctcctgtctactgtctacatctcattagctcctgtctactgtctactgtcttcatCTCATTAGCTCCTGTCTACTGTCTTCATCTCATTAGCTCCTGTCTACTGTCTTCATCTCATTAGCTCCTGTCTACTGTCTTCATCTCATTAgctcctgtctactgtctactgtcttcatCTCATTAgctcctgtctactgtctacatctcaTTAGCTCCTGTCTACTGTCTTCATCTCATTAgctcctgtctactgtctactgtcttcatCTCATTAgctcctgtctactgtctacatctcattagctcctgtctactgtctacatctcattagctcctgtctactgtctactgtcttcatCTCATTAGCTCCTGTCTACTGTCTTCATCTCATTAGCTCCTGTCTACTGTCTTCATCTCATTAgctcctgtctactgtctacatctcattagctcctgtctactgtctactgtcttcatCTCATTAGCTCCTGTCTACTGTCTTCATCTCATTAGCTCCTGTCTACTGTCTTCATCTCATTAGCTCCTGTCTACTGTCTTCATCTCATTAGCTCCTGTCTACTGTCTTCATCTCATTAGCTCCTGTCTACTGTCTTCATCTCATTAGCTCCTGTCTACTGTCTTCATCTCATTAgctcctgtctactgtctactgtcttcatCTCATTAGCTCCTGTCTACTGTCTTCATCTCATTAGCTCCTGTCTACTGTCTTCCTCTCATTAgctcctgtctactgtctactgtcttcatCTCATTAGCTCCTGTCTACTGTCTTCATCTCATTAGCTCCTGTCTACTGTCTTCCTCTCATTAgctcctgtctactgtctactgtcttccTCTCATTAgctcctgtctactgtctacatctcattagctcctgtctactgtctactgtcttcaaAACATGATCATTCTCCTCTTCACTCCTTTCAACTTCTGACCACTATCCAGACCTCTGGGACTTTCCTGGAATCATATTCTTTGACACTTGAGCGTTTGAGCTGTCTGTTGATCTCTGTGTTGATCTTGATATCTTCCTGTTCTTCATTTCCCTTTCCTCCAGAACAACTGGCATTTactgaaatggaattcaaatgtTTTGCTCATTTTGTGTCTGTGCCTTGTAAGTGTATAAGTGTTAAACATAAGAGTTAAGTAACTGCCTGAAAACAATGTACTTTGTATGTTGGCCTTTGTAACAATACATCTAAGCATGTGTTGAAAAGGGCTCCTTGttctctattccatatatagtgagCCATGATGCTCTGGTTCTGTAGtggtacagtatatagggaatattaTAACCTGGCTGGTTCcagcactgaatgctgattgactgacagccgtggtatatcagaccgtataccacgggtatgagaaaacatgtatttgtactgctctaattacgttggtaaccagtttataatagcaataaggctcctcgggggttgtgcctaagaacagcccttagccgtggtatattggccacataccacacccccttgtgccttGTTGATGAAGTATAGCATAACTTGTTACTCTAACCCTACAACACCAACTGACTGTATCTCCATCTGCTTCAGGCTGCCACTACCACTGACCCTGATGCTGAGCCTGCAGTGGGCCACAGGTCTACTGGTGCTATCCCCAACCCCCCCTCCACACTGGACAAGCAGACCAACTGGTCCAAGGCCCTGCCTCTGCCCACCCCCCAGGAGAGGATGAAGAGTGACCCAGCAGTCGTGTCCTCGTGCATCATCCCCATCAACGTCACTGGTAAACACAACATAGCTCCAATGTATGTCTCTGGATGTGTttgatattctctctctctctccctttctctctctctccctctctctctctctctctccctttctctctctctctctatctctctgtacattctgtcgctccctctctctccttttctctctccatttctctctctctctctctctctctctctctctctctctctctctctctctctctctctctctctctctccctttctctctctctctctcgctctctctctctccctttctctctctctccctttctctctctctctctctctctctctctctctctctctctctctctctctctctctctctctctctctctctctctctctctctctctctctctctctctctcgctctctctctctccctttctctctatctctctgtacattctctctctcgctttctctctctatctctctctctctctctgtacattctctctctttctctctctttctctctctctctgtacattctctctctttctgtctgtctgtctgtctgtctgtctgtctgtctgtctgtctgtctgtctgtctgtctgtctgtctgtctgtctgtctgtctgtctgtctgtctgtctgtctgtctgtctgtctgtctgtctgtctgtctgtctgtctgtctctctctctctctctctctctctctctctctctctctctctctctctctctctctctctctctctctctctctctctctctctctctctctctctctctctctctctctctctctctctctctctctctctctctctctctctctctctctgtacattatctctctctctctctctctctctctctatctctccccctctctctctctctctctctctctctctagtctgttGTTTGAATCAATTCATCTATTACTGAACTGTTGTTAGTGTATTAGTGAGTGTGTGTAACTTGTAAACTGTGTGGAATGTCATTTGTGAGATGTGGAAAGACATTACTCTTGATGGACAATAAATGGCATCAATGAACTGCTTCCAGAGCAGCTCTCTCACGTGTACTTTGTTCCTCTCCACAGGGGTGGGGTTCGACAGGGAGGCTAGTGTGCGCTGCTCCCTGGTACACTCCCAGTCTGTGCTGCAGAGGAGGAGGaagctgaggaggaggaagaccatCACTGGTATCCCCAGACGAGTTCAGCAGGACATGGgtacagctgtctgtctgttatactgtttgtctgtctgtgcctgACCTCTAagtactgttattaccactcagtcAACTGACTGTGATGTTGTTGTTCTTCTTCTATGTTTCTTTACTTTAATGGTTTAACACAATCCTATTTCTGGTGACAAACAAACATGCATATTTGTCCTACCATTTAGACTTGAACAAATATTGCATCTGCCTGAATTTCATTGATAGAAAACAGGAGACTCAGGCTTTATTTTCTGATCATGTTGATTGATGACTTACTAATCAATGCCACCCCTGTTTCCCTTCAGACTCTGATGAGTCTCCAGTGGCGAGGGAAAGGACCGTGATGGTCCACACCAACCCTCACCTGTCCCTCTGTCAGGAGGAGCTGTCCCTCCGAGGGGGACACACCAAGGACTCCGGCTGCCAGACGGACGACTGCCTGATCGGTGGCGGTGGTGCCCCGTCCAGGAGACGTATACGTGCCCAGCGCGGCGGCCAGGGGGGCATCCCcgcctccctctcccactccaccGGGAACATCTCCTCGCTCCCCGACCACCCTGACACCGCCATGTACACCGCCTCCGGCTCCCGCCTCCGCTCCCGCAGCCTCCCCCGCGAGGGCGGCCGCATACGCGACGAGGACCAGGACGACAGTGATgaagatgaggatgatgatgacgaCGACGATGATGAAGATGAGGAGCTCTCTCCGTACGAGACGGAGGACTTCCTCCCGGGAACGGGGCCAAGGATGTTAAAGGACGAGGAGGAGAGTACGGATGACCAGGCCATGCCAGAGCTGCAGCTGGGGAGTCTGAAGAGGATACAGCAAGGAGACGGGGGGAGTCCAGAACACATGTGGATGGAGAGGGGTCGCTCCCGCCTCCCCCGTCAGGTCGACATGGGGAGCTGTGAGATCTCCTCCAGCTCAGACACCTTCAGCAGCCCCATCCACTCTGTCTCTACTACGggggtgctgagaggacagatagaccACAAGGTACGTCTTCGTTGCCATCTTCACTTATCTGTGTATCTTGTCTTCTGTCTTCTTTTGCTTGTAGCCTTTTGGAagtcattttgtttgtttttgttagtttgtttttgATGAGCAGGCCCTgcgacagactagtgtcctgtccagggggtgtactgcacatcaagctgcctcacgctacagaaacaggagatagactagtgtcctgtccagggggtgtactgtacatcaagctgcctcacgctacagaaacaggagatagactagtgtcctgtccagggggtgtactgtacatcaagctgcctcacgctacagaaacaggagatagactagtgtcctgtccagggggtgtactgtacatcaagctgcctcacgctacagaaacaggagatagactagtgtcctgtccagggggtgtactgtacatcaagctgcctcacgctacagaaacaggagatagactagtgtcctgtccagggggtgtactgtacatcaagctgcctcacgctacagaaacaggagatagactagtgtcctgtccagggggtgtactgtacatcaagctgcctcacgctacagaaacaggagatagactagtgtcctgtccagggggtgtattgtacatcaagctgcctcacgctacagaaacaggagataggctcctgcccAATGGGCCATTCTGGCTTGGACAAGGCTGACTTACTTATATGATGTGCAGAGCTTTCTGCTTTCTGCATGTGATGAAAAGCGCTCTACAAATAACATGTATTATTACCATAAGGAGGACCACCAGTCGTCCAGTGGGAACTGGAGTGGCAGCAGTTCCACATGCCCCTCCCAGACCTCTGAGACACTCCCCCCCGCCGCCTCCCCCCCTCTGACCGGCTCCTCCCACTGTGACTCGGAGCTGTCGCTCAACGCCGCGCCACACGCCATCGATGACCTCACCGGCTTTATCATCGACCCGTACCATTCGGATCAGCCGCAGGTGAGTTTCCCTCTGACGATCCTACTTACCTTTGACTTCCTGTCTTCAATACTTTATTTATTGACTTGGAGATGGTGTTGTTTGTTGGGACTTTTGTACAGGAAGTTAATATTTTAGCTGTAAATAAAATAAAGCTACATTTACTTAATTAAACTAGGTAAAGCATTTTGAGCTACTGGAAAATAGCTATATAAATcagatttattattattatgaattattatcattattattacagGGCCAGGGTCATAGGTCCAGCTCCTTCACCTCCTCAGCCACTGACCAGCTGGATGATGCAGGGGTCAGCACTGCCAGCGAGGGAGAGTGGACCTACCCTCAAGACCAGGTACCACTGCTATTTAGCAATATAGattattttctcctctcctctcctctcctctcctctcctctcctctcctctcctctcctctcctctcttttcttctaATCTTTTCTCTTATCTTATCTTGTCTCATCTTATCTTATATAATGTTATGTTATCCTGTTCTAGGCTGATCAGGACCAGCTGTGTAGTCAGGACTTCAGCCCCAGGCGTTCCTCCAGGGGGGACCAGACCAGGATAGACTTCACCAGCATCAGCACCTACGACGGCTTCTCAGAGCGAGCTCCCCCTACTGCTGCAGCAGACTCCCAGGGCTTCTACTCATCCTCCATGCACTTTGACCCCATACAGGGCCAGAGTTACAGGAGCTACATGTACAACTATGCAGCAGTGGGCTCTGGCGCTGACTGTGGCCAGGGTAATACTGTGGGCGCTACGCCTGGTGAGGGAGAGGGCATGGCTGGGTATCCTCCTCAGTCCTCTGACTACAGGGGAGCCACCCTGACGCTAGGGAGGCCGTGTCGTCCGCTGAAGAAACCAAAGGTCAAGCCACCCCCACCAAAACGGAGCTCATCGCTGAAGGAGAAGTGTAGCGCTGGTGCTCCAGAGAACGTCCCCCCTGAGCAGGGCGATGAGCAGGGCGATGAGCAGGGCGATGAGCAGGGCGATGAGCAGGGCGATGAGCAGGGCGACCAGGACCAACCAAAGATTCATAGTAGTGGGCAGACCCAGACCCTGAACCTGCCCATGTCTTccagggacagagagatgaggctgCAGCTGGACATGGCCAGCCCAGGGGAGGTGGAGAATCCTGGGTTGGAGGCTGAGgcggtgggtggtggtggtggaggtgccTGGGGGATGGGGAGCCCCAGGAGCCCCAGGACTGTGGAGATGACGGAGCCCACCTCGTTCGGGTCCACGGACACTCACTCCTTCAAGGACGAGGGCGCCGTTCAGTCTGACTATGCAGACCTCTGGTTCCTCAACGACTTGAAATCCAAAAATAACCTGGACCCCAACGGCTCCTTGTCCACCTCCAGCACTGCTACGGGTACTACTGTTATCGAATGCATCAAGTCGCCGCTGGACAGCTCCTCCTCTCCCGGGGGAGAGACCCAGGCGTTGATGCATTCCTCCGGCTCTGGTTCCAGCTCCTCCAggcccacctcccctcctcttccccccgGGGATGGAGACTTCAAGCTGGGCTCTCCTGAGAAGCTGGCTGGCCTCGCCTCGCCCTCCAGCGGATACTCTAGCCAATCCGAGACGCCCACGTCTTCATTCCCATTAGCGTTCTTCCCCGGCCCGCTCTCTCCGACCAGCGGGAAACGGAAACCCAAAGTCCCCGAGAGGAAGTCTTCTCTATCCTCGCTGCAGCACCAGGCCCAGACCCAGTTCTCTAGCTCGGCCTCTGgatcctcctcttcctgttcctcttcctcttcctcgtcATCCAGGAAGGACTATGACTTCCCGGCTCCACCCACCCAGCTGGACTTAAGTTCTCTTCACAGCGCCCACAGCAGCCGGCCGTTACCCACTCTGGCCCACCGGACCCACATGCACACGCTGCACCAGAACAAGCagagggcagcagcagcagcagaggccCGGGCCACCGCGGGTAACACTGCAGCCTCTAACGCTAATGCTAGTGCTAAAGCTAGTGCTAACGCTACTGCTAGTGCTAATGCTAACGCTAGTGCTAACGTTAGTGCAGCCCCCTCTGGGTTTATCTATGGATCCACTCTGACTCCAGAGGCCCCGCTTGCTGCCAACCCCATGGCCCTGGCCATCACCCCCACTGTGCTGCGCTCCGTCCATCTACGTTCCATCGGCCACAGGGCCACCGAGGGTTCTCAGCCCCAGGCCCGGGGCCAGGCTCAGGGTGCTCAGGGCCAGgagcctccaccaccaccacaagcaTGGGCCCACGAGGCTTCAGGGGCCCCTGCCACCAGACCCAAGATGCCCAGTGTAACCATTGTGACCCCCCACTCTGACACCAACACCAGGCCCCTGCCACCCAGGAGACCCATCGCCCAGAAACCCCCGCCACCACCGTCCCAGGACCCCCACCACCCTTCTCAGGAGCAACACCACCACTCTGTACCCCAGCCCCAGCACCACCCCACCCCCATGCAGCACCCGGACGGCCCCCCGCCCTATGAGAGCCTGGCCAGGCACCGGCAGGACCGCTACAGCCCCGGAACCTTCTGGGCAATGACGGCGTTCCGGACGCGGCCTGCGGAACCTTTGGAACCTGAGGAACCCACGCACCGAGCTCCACCGCCAACTCCGGAACCCGTGATTCCTACTACACACCCGGAGTGCCACGTGCTAGGGGAGCGGACAGAGGATGaagaagacgaggaggaggaagagcacgATAGAGAGATATCAAGGGTTATGAGTCACAGTCAAGGCCTAATTAGAGAATATCGAGAATATCATCAAAGAGATCATCCAAGGGAACCACCGACGTACGAGACGCTAGAGGAGTCCCACTCATATCAGTCCCAGTCGCATTATCACAGCCAGTCACAGACACACTCCTGTCACAGTCAAATGGTCCAGAGGTGGGACTTGGGCCCAAGCAGCAGTCCTGACAAAGTGCCCGGTGTAACTGTAGAAGCATCACACCCTTACTCAATTAGCCATGTGATAGATCTAAGAGGTAGGGGTGGAGAGGACCGCTATGAGATGACATCATCAGGGGTTCCTACCAGAAGTGCCTCTCAGGATAACAGCAGAGATGACTCCACCACACCGGACACAGAGGACTACTTCAGCAAAGGTCAGTCTGGATTGATagattttacttttactttacttaaatctctccgccatttcctggttgcaaaaatttgaacagttcgcctaatttcaattTATGTGTCAAAACAGGCAAGTATAGTTTagtgaatcattgtaccatctaaagcgctgtgaaatatcttttccataacccaaaatattgtattttcagctgtttgaagctggtataCCAAACCAGAAGTAAAATACACAAaaccgggaagcatagaaatagagcacatagaacagatatactgcttcttagacttgctttcaatgagaatgacagatctatacaaacacatttctatgtgaattttgtcaggtcacccaaaaagtgacatattgcagctttaatactTTACTTaaaactttactttactttgagACTTTTTAACAATTAATTGTTTTTGAATTGATGTATTAATTTAAGAGACTTCAAGTAAAAGTATAATCCCCTTTCTCTTCCTTCTGTTGTGGTCCTCTCATCTCTAGTCTTTAATGACCTATAAGGAATGTGATCAGATCACTTCTGTTGTGGTCCTCTCATCTCTAAAGGGTTTAATGATCTATAAGGAATGTGATCAGATCACTTCTGTTGTGGTCCTCTCATCTCTAGTCTTTAATGACCTATAAGGAATGTGATCAGATCACTTCTGTTGTGGTCCTCTCATCTCTAGTCTTTAATGATCTATAAGGAATGTGATCAGATCACTTCTGTTGTGGTCCTCTCATCTCGAGAGTCTTTAATGATCTATAAGGAATGTGATCAGATCACTTCTGTTGTGGTCCTCTCATCTCGAGAGTCTTTAATGACCTATAAGGAATGTGATCAGATCACTTCTGTTGTGGTCCTCTCATCTCGAGAGTCTTTAATGATCTATAAGGAATGTGATCAGATCACTTCTGTTGTGGTCCTCTCATCTCGAGAGTCTTTAATGACCTATAAGGAATGTGATCAGATCACTTCTGTTGTGGTCCTCTCATCTCTAGAGTCTTTAATGACCTATAAGGAATGTGATCAGATCACTGGCATGATATTCCCTATAACCTCCAGTTCCTGTTCCTCCAGAGTCTACTAGTCCCAGTGataactccctctctcctctgactGACGAAACAACCAAACCTGATGATGATGTTGTCTTCATGTCGCCCAGCAAATCCCGTACTACTGAAGACCTGTTCGCCATGATCCACAGGTCACTTTCAATTCACTTCAAATAACTGTATTATTTTTGACTCACTAGGTTATAGCTGTACTTGTCATAACCGATATTATCATTACATTTATCTGTCACTATCTTCAATTCAGTTCAAAAGATCTTCATTGTTTTCCAAGGTTGTAGCTAATTACAAACAAACTGAGAACACACATCGAATGCATCAGACATCAGAACCACAGCAGAAACCCATCAGACATCAGAACCACAGCAGAAACCCATCAGACATCAGAACCACAGCAGAATGGGCTATAAAATGTCCTGTTTACCTGAACCGTGTAACACTCTCCTATTCTAGGTCCAAGAGAAAAGTCCTGGGCCGTAAGGACTCTGGAGAGCTGAGTGGGAAGAGCCGTCTGTGTCCTCCTCCGGCTGCCGTCGTTCCCCCTGCAGCTATCCTCCCAGCCATCCCCCCTCCGCCCCCTCTCATCATCCCCCCCGCCCCAGCCCTCTCCACCCTGACCGCGGCCGGGACCCAGCGCACCCCAGGACCCATCTACCGCAGCGCCAAGAAGTCCAGCACCTCCAACGAGGAGTTCAAGCTGCTTCTCCTGAAGAAGGGCAGCCGGACTGATTCCAGCTACCGCATGTCTGCTACAGAGATCCTCAAGAGCCCCATCGCGCCGAAGTCCCCTGGGCACCCCTTGGCTGCGGAGGGCCAGGTCAGGTACCCCACCGAGgagcccccctctcccctccaggaGCCGTCATTGCAGGCGGCCGGGGAACAACTCTTCCCCCCCAACCTCTTCCCCAGGCCCAGTTCAGACAGCTTCAGCCCTAAAACACCCCCCACGTCGGCTTCGTCCAGACAGGGGCGCTCCCGGATCCCCCCTGCAGCCAATAGTAGTCGCTACAGCACCCGTAGCCGCCTCT containing:
- the nhsb gene encoding actin remodeling regulator NHS isoform X2 produces the protein MPFAKRIVEPQLLCRLPIPNDECSLNIEDLCSINNVVLSRTLRQLSDLAKHACSLFQELENEIMSTNQRVWVLQNKIGKIQQNISGLDPKKEAVPVSNLDVESKLTVHYQAPWHQHHNVFHPCSRPPCVEELHRCAKQSLRALHRDQQQRQRSNSRERRVTISISGAPPMPTLPSPRTLRRHEQRGRHSRTQARPEREIEYQLRKERPGREVHCHTIQRKAATTTDPDAEPAVGHRSTGAIPNPPSTLDKQTNWSKALPLPTPQERMKSDPAVVSSCIIPINVTGVGFDREASVRCSLVHSQSVLQRRRKLRRRKTITGIPRRVQQDMDSDESPVARERTVMVHTNPHLSLCQEELSLRGGHTKDSGCQTDDCLIGGGGAPSRRRIRAQRGGQGGIPASLSHSTGNISSLPDHPDTAMYTASGSRLRSRSLPREGGRIRDEDQDDSDEDEDDDDDDDDEDEELSPYETEDFLPGTGPRMLKDEEESTDDQAMPELQLGSLKRIQQGDGGSPEHMWMERGRSRLPRQVDMGSCEISSSSDTFSSPIHSVSTTGVLRGQIDHKEDHQSSSGNWSGSSSTCPSQTSETLPPAASPPLTGSSHCDSELSLNAAPHAIDDLTGFIIDPYHSDQPQGQGHRSSSFTSSATDQLDDAGVSTASEGEWTYPQDQADQDQLCSQDFSPRRSSRGDQTRIDFTSISTYDGFSERAPPTAAADSQGFYSSSMHFDPIQGQSYRSYMYNYAAVGSGADCGQGNTVGATPGEGEGMAGYPPQSSDYRGATLTLGRPCRPLKKPKVKPPPPKRSSSLKEKCSAGAPENVPPEQGDEQGDEQGDEQGDEQGDEQGDQDQPKIHSSGQTQTLNLPMSSRDREMRLQLDMASPGEVENPGLEAEAVGGGGGGAWGMGSPRSPRTVEMTEPTSFGSTDTHSFKDEGAVQSDYADLWFLNDLKSKNNLDPNGSLSTSSTATGTTVIECIKSPLDSSSSPGGETQALMHSSGSGSSSSRPTSPPLPPGDGDFKLGSPEKLAGLASPSSGYSSQSETPTSSFPLAFFPGPLSPTSGKRKPKVPERKSSLSSLQHQAQTQFSSSASGSSSSCSSSSSSSSRKDYDFPAPPTQLDLSSLHSAHSSRPLPTLAHRTHMHTLHQNKQRAAAAAEARATAGNTAASNANASAKASANATASANANASANVSAAPSGFIYGSTLTPEAPLAANPMALAITPTVLRSVHLRSIGHRATEGSQPQARGQAQGAQGQEPPPPPQAWAHEASGAPATRPKMPSVTIVTPHSDTNTRPLPPRRPIAQKPPPPPSQDPHHPSQEQHHHSVPQPQHHPTPMQHPDGPPPYESLARHRQDRYSPGTFWAMTAFRTRPAEPLEPEEPTHRAPPPTPEPVIPTTHPECHVLGERTEDEEDEEEEEHDREISRVMSHSQGLIREYREYHQRDHPREPPTYETLEESHSYQSQSHYHSQSQTHSCHSQMVQRWDLGPSSSPDKVPGVTVEASHPYSISHVIDLRGRGGEDRYEMTSSGVPTRSASQDNSRDDSTTPDTEDYFSKESTSPSDNSLSPLTDETTKPDDDVVFMSPSKSRTTEDLFAMIHRSKRKVLGRKDSGELSGKSRLCPPPAAVVPPAAILPAIPPPPPLIIPPAPALSTLTAAGTQRTPGPIYRSAKKSSTSNEEFKLLLLKKGSRTDSSYRMSATEILKSPIAPKSPGHPLAAEGQVRYPTEEPPSPLQEPSLQAAGEQLFPPNLFPRPSSDSFSPKTPPTSASSRQGRSRIPPAANSSRYSTRSRLYTAPMQVISEGETENSDGSPHDDRSS
- the nhsb gene encoding actin remodeling regulator NHS isoform X1 — protein: MPFAKRIVEPQLLCRLPIPNDECSLNIEDLCSINNVVLSRTLRQLSDLAKHACSLFQELENEIMSTNQRVWVLQNKIGKIQQNISGLDPKKEAVPVSNLDVESKLTVHYQAPWHQHHNVFHPCSRPPCVEELHRCAKQSLRALHRDQQQRQRSNSRERRVTISISGAPPMPTLPSPRTLRRHEQRGRHSRTQARPEREIEYQLRKERHVRETDIQTIQRKERPGREVHCHTIQRKAATTTDPDAEPAVGHRSTGAIPNPPSTLDKQTNWSKALPLPTPQERMKSDPAVVSSCIIPINVTGVGFDREASVRCSLVHSQSVLQRRRKLRRRKTITGIPRRVQQDMDSDESPVARERTVMVHTNPHLSLCQEELSLRGGHTKDSGCQTDDCLIGGGGAPSRRRIRAQRGGQGGIPASLSHSTGNISSLPDHPDTAMYTASGSRLRSRSLPREGGRIRDEDQDDSDEDEDDDDDDDDEDEELSPYETEDFLPGTGPRMLKDEEESTDDQAMPELQLGSLKRIQQGDGGSPEHMWMERGRSRLPRQVDMGSCEISSSSDTFSSPIHSVSTTGVLRGQIDHKEDHQSSSGNWSGSSSTCPSQTSETLPPAASPPLTGSSHCDSELSLNAAPHAIDDLTGFIIDPYHSDQPQGQGHRSSSFTSSATDQLDDAGVSTASEGEWTYPQDQADQDQLCSQDFSPRRSSRGDQTRIDFTSISTYDGFSERAPPTAAADSQGFYSSSMHFDPIQGQSYRSYMYNYAAVGSGADCGQGNTVGATPGEGEGMAGYPPQSSDYRGATLTLGRPCRPLKKPKVKPPPPKRSSSLKEKCSAGAPENVPPEQGDEQGDEQGDEQGDEQGDEQGDQDQPKIHSSGQTQTLNLPMSSRDREMRLQLDMASPGEVENPGLEAEAVGGGGGGAWGMGSPRSPRTVEMTEPTSFGSTDTHSFKDEGAVQSDYADLWFLNDLKSKNNLDPNGSLSTSSTATGTTVIECIKSPLDSSSSPGGETQALMHSSGSGSSSSRPTSPPLPPGDGDFKLGSPEKLAGLASPSSGYSSQSETPTSSFPLAFFPGPLSPTSGKRKPKVPERKSSLSSLQHQAQTQFSSSASGSSSSCSSSSSSSSRKDYDFPAPPTQLDLSSLHSAHSSRPLPTLAHRTHMHTLHQNKQRAAAAAEARATAGNTAASNANASAKASANATASANANASANVSAAPSGFIYGSTLTPEAPLAANPMALAITPTVLRSVHLRSIGHRATEGSQPQARGQAQGAQGQEPPPPPQAWAHEASGAPATRPKMPSVTIVTPHSDTNTRPLPPRRPIAQKPPPPPSQDPHHPSQEQHHHSVPQPQHHPTPMQHPDGPPPYESLARHRQDRYSPGTFWAMTAFRTRPAEPLEPEEPTHRAPPPTPEPVIPTTHPECHVLGERTEDEEDEEEEEHDREISRVMSHSQGLIREYREYHQRDHPREPPTYETLEESHSYQSQSHYHSQSQTHSCHSQMVQRWDLGPSSSPDKVPGVTVEASHPYSISHVIDLRGRGGEDRYEMTSSGVPTRSASQDNSRDDSTTPDTEDYFSKESTSPSDNSLSPLTDETTKPDDDVVFMSPSKSRTTEDLFAMIHRSKRKVLGRKDSGELSGKSRLCPPPAAVVPPAAILPAIPPPPPLIIPPAPALSTLTAAGTQRTPGPIYRSAKKSSTSNEEFKLLLLKKGSRTDSSYRMSATEILKSPIAPKSPGHPLAAEGQVRYPTEEPPSPLQEPSLQAAGEQLFPPNLFPRPSSDSFSPKTPPTSASSRQGRSRIPPAANSSRYSTRSRLYTAPMQVISEGETENSDGSPHDDRSS